In the Ranitomeya imitator isolate aRanImi1 chromosome 2, aRanImi1.pri, whole genome shotgun sequence genome, GTGGATTTTATTACAAGCTCAAAATGTGTATCTgcaaatgaaaaacattttaacaaACAAAAATTCCTTTAGCAATGCATTTTCAGAAAGAGGTCAAGTCAACTTGGTgttgaaaaaaaatctttatagTAAATCAAAGCAAGGAAAAGCTTCAACaaatatatcaattgatttatataTAAATACAGAGTACACCAGACTTAATTTACTTCTACTACAACATATTTTAAATACCCCGAATCAGAAGTCGATAAAACCTTAACATATTTTCACAGTATCTGTACAGTCGtgttaaaaaacatctaaaaccCACGCCTACTAAAATGACACTGCAATACAAAAATATTTTAACAGCTCAATATCCCTGAACCTTTTCTTAGAGATGGCTCTGTACATAGCATGTTTTCCATTAACATAACAGATAAAAACACACAAGTTGACGATGTGCAATCGAAGGCATGTACTGCCATAATCAATACAGAACACATTATTGTCATACTATACAGAATTGGTTGTGAATAAATTAGCACAGTTTTCTACGTGAGCATAGAAGAGTATTTGCACAAAATAGTGTATCTTGCGATACCATTAACCGTTAAACCCTATTGTCAGATAAAACAAACACAGAAAAACCACGCATAAAGACTGAGTAATATGGTGTAGTACATCACTCAAGTACTTCAATCTCATCATGTGGGAATCAAGTACTATGGTGAATCATGAAAAGCAACGGCGAATATATAGAAAATCAAGGAAATCGTGAGAATATAGCTGGTAAACTGGATGTGTCCTTGTCTTTTATCTAAGGGCCATTAACACTGCCCGACCAGCAGCACTAAACGACCACTAAACAGTAAATCTTTTCCTATTAGCGGTCacttagaggttgtccactacttttacattcatggcctatccttaggataggtcaaaaATGTATGTTTGGCAGGGGTCCTACACCccagccgatcagctgttatcagtcGGCCGAGGCTTGGTACTGCACAACCACCTGCTATTCAAATCAATAGAGGACGGATGTGTAGTACACTGCCAGCTTTGCAAGCGAGTAGTTCCGGCTGGCGGCCATCAACACCAATAACAGCTGTTTGGCAGGGGTGCTGGTTGTTGGACACAGGCCAATAAGACTGATGACCTACTTTGAAGATaaaccatcaatgtaaaagtagtggaaacCTCTTGAACACCACAGTAACAGCACGTAGTCATCTGTACTAGATCATTCAGTGCACACAGGTTGTGATAGTTCTTGGCAGCACGATTAATTTTATTATGCTCCGGGTGATTGGCAGCATGTTTACACATAAATGTTAGTGTAAATGCAAAGTTTCTGtaaagtaaaaagatctaataaaaGTTTCTTTAATACATTTAACCTAAACCATTCATTCACCCTTTACATGCTAGCATTTCAGTGTAATATACAATTAATTACTGCACGGGTTTATCTACACTGTTTATCCTATATTGACCAGAAGGACAAACTAAAGAATTAATGCTTAAAGAAATTCAATGTAAGATGTGTTAGAAAACACTACCGAGGTAAGTTAACACAGAATTTTGCATTGAGATAATGGATTTGAAGTGTGCAATTGTCTAAGAGAGTCAACATTTTGTGTTGTGTTCCTTTTACAATTCTCATCTCTTTTGCTAATGGAACTGTAGTAACAAAAAGGAGAGACACTTGGCAGCACTTTATTAAATGGCTACACAGCGCTTTCTGGAGCCAAAAGTATTGCAATGATTATAAACTGCTCCCCtacaaaaaaatgataaaacattTAGCAGTTTAAGTGCTGCAAAAGCATTACCAGATACATAGCTGCAGtctataaaaaaataaatcataaaACCTCTAGTTTTCAAAACGGGCAAAATTGCCTGATGTTCTCAAGCAGAACTAAGCCACTTCGAGACATTTTGTAAAAATGTGGCAGAATATAAAATGTTAGAACTGCCTAAGACTAGCAGGTTACGAATGGATGAAGAACAGAGCATAGTTTTAAGAGTCAATACAACTGTTTCTGAATGTTACATTTTCTTTATGGCTTCATTTTATCAAAAGGGCGTGGGCACGCCTGACCACTGTTTGTCTAAGGAGCGTAAAAAAGTAAGGCTCTCCAAACAAAAATAAAGTTTTAAAACGCCAGTGCAAACAGTCTGCAGTTCACCATGCGCTAAGTGTCACTTTAGTTTATAGTATTGCATGTGCCTTACCTGCAGTCAAGATTTGCCAGGCATAGTAAATCCACAATAAGAAAACAATTTTTCTTTACAAAAACATTTCAGTAGAGTCTGTTGGATTTACCAACTACAGCCTTTTTTTACCCATAATAAAAAAGCCATTACTGTACTTAATGTTTACAAAGTCATTAAAAAAAAACGGTATTATAAAATCCACGTTTCCTGATAAGCTGCTGGATGCTAAAATGTGTGCTCAAAGGGtctataccttttttttttcaaaattaatgcTGACAGATTTTCAGTTATAAGTTCATAAATGTGCAAATTCAATTAAATTCAAGTGAGTGCAAGTCAAGTGTAATATAAATAGAATACTAGCGACTTAAAACATACGATCAGAATTATTGACCTGACAAACCTGTTTCAAAAAAGACATCTGTATTTTAAAGAAAACCTATTGGAAAACGTAAATGTACTAAACAACTAAATGAAGCATACAAACAGCCACTAGAATTATTTCACATGTGAAATAACGTTGAGTAAAGGGAGCCGATACCTTTGCTATACTTTCCTATCCCAAATATGTTTCTTTATCCAATGATTAAGCCATAAAAAAAGTTGTCTCCATTTTCATTGATTTTTGGTTACCGtaatttagaagaaaaaaaaatggatgcacATTTACTCTTTAATCAGCCGAACATATCAAGttattgcagtttttttttatgtACAAACGGGAAAAAAAAACCACTAAAAAGCAAACATTGtgtgcctgatttttttttttttttaaaccggtACAAGTGCTTGTGCGTCAAGTATAATATGCAAGGCTCATCATGTGGAAGGGCTTTTAAAATAATAAAGATAAATAAGGCACTGTACTTTTAACATTCAAGGTTAAAAAGAATAAAAacccaaaatagaaaaataagttaCATCTTGAGCACCAGAGGGAAAGAAACTAAAAGCTAACTTCCTTACAATCCAAGCCTCACAATGCCTACATAATCTGGAAGATTTTAAGGGGTTGCTACAGCTTATATAAAAAGTTTCCaattaatgcaaaaaaaataattaaatgtaCAAATGGTACACAGTTAAATTCTAGTTTGTCATTTTAATTCAAGTGATCGTCTTTTGTGAGTGGAAGGCTCCAGCTGTGACCTTTGTTTGCGCTGCCTCACCTGGGGTGCTACACTTCTTTTGTTTTTTGCAGACACAGTGCATAATTTACGTATTTTTATCCTATGTGAAGATGACAAACTAGTGATTTTAGTGGAATTTGAAAAATTTGGGGAAACTTGTCTTAGCTTAGCTGATCTTGTCATACGCCTTTGAACAAATTGTGATTTAAGGGATTGTTTTCGCATTGGAGTTTTTGCTTTTCCATTCCTTAAACTTTTCTTAAAGACACCAGCCCTTCCCACTTGTTTCTTTGGAGCCCGTGAATTGGAAGTAATGTCAGTTTTACTTATTTTACTGACTTTTATTTTTGGAGATACATTTTTGTTGCCATGAAGTCTGTTTTTAAGAAGTCCCTGCTTtgcttcaatttttctttttttattcggCTGTGGAATAGATTCGATCAAGGAGTCATTTTTGGAATGCCTTCTATTTTTTTGATTTTTCAGTTTCTTGGAGCTTGGAACATTTTGCAGGCTCGATTCTGAAGTGGATCTCTCTTTTCTGTTTTCCGCATTACCCACCTTTTTTGTATTTATCACACACAAATTGCTTTTATTCATTGTACAAGacttattttttaaattttccttCAATTTGTTGCATTTTGGTATAAGATCAACAGGACCTGTCTTTTTAGCTTCATCATGTTCTTGCTTTTGACCATTAGGTCCTTTTACAGTATCTTTAGAAACCTGATCAAGTGGTATACTGCTGTCCGCAATCAATTTATTCAATGAATTCTTAGTTTTAGGGTCATTACGTGCTGGACAAACTGTAGCAAATTTCTTCAGATGTTTTTTTAAGCGTTGAGCTTGCAAAATGTGAGGATACAAACTTTGGGTTGGATACTTCGGTGATGGAATCATTGGCAGCTGATGTTCCTCAGGAAGACGAGTGTTTAATTTCTTCACAATCACTAAAGACTTGGTTTCTGTGGTTTCCATAAACCACCCACAAATATCTGATAATTGAAAAGAATTCATAAACAACCTTTGCATTGGAGAACATTTCTGTGCATCTTGAATACTCTTGGGTCTACGAACCCTTTTCTTTGTTTTCCAAATCTCTTTTAATTTGTCAGATTTATTTTTGGACTTTACCACATTCGCCATTTCTCTTTCCAGTGGTATCCAGTTTTTGTGGACAGTTGTGTACTTCTCGTTAAAACTAGAAATACGCTCCTGATTTTCTTCTTCGGAACACCAGTCTAAAAATTTGGGTCTATTTATTTGGTTATTACTGTCATCTATTTTTTTATTGTCTGTGGACAAGTCCTTTAGTTCACCAGATTTGCAGTACATGATTTTATCTTTTACAGTAGCATGCTTACTGCTACTCTTGGGTTTAGAGCTGGAATTTGAGTTTTCCATCATTTCTTTTTTACAATTCTTAAATTTCAACTGACAAGTAGGTCTCAAGCTTGTTGCATTGGACTTGCATTCTGTCTTCACAATTTTCAGACAATTGTGATTTTTTTCTCTGGCAAAATACACCATCCGCTTACCAGAACCGGTTTTAAAACATATCTCGAAGTTTTCAGATATCTTAAAGGGGGACAAACAATTTTTTAAGATCTTTTCATAAAGTAATGGTTTTCCCTCTTGACAATGGCTATTTATAGacattgcaaaattttcatcaTTAATGGTCTCATCAACAATGGAAAGATTGGTAGTGGCATGTGATGTATCTTCTGCTCTTAATTCCACAGATCTCTGTGCAGAGTTTGTCTCTTTAGTATAGGATATTACAACTTGAAGGGAAGAAATTTTATGAAAAGTTTGGTCAACAGACGCTTCATGACTCCTAAGACATCTGTCAGTTGGGGCAGGTGTTTTTTTGTGCCTCTTTGTTGATGTGAGATGCCGATTTGTTTTTTTGCTGTATACTAAAGAATTGTCAATTTTGCCCTGACTATCATCCTCCAGCTTGCTTTCCTGATTAATGACTTCGATTTTCAAGGGCTTCTTAAAAGTATAATTTTTGTTAAATTCAGTTGAAGATACAGTATCACAGTGATTAAGATCTTCCTTTGAACCATTTGCTTCTAGTTTCACAGTAATATTTCCATCAATTGTTGCACATCTATTTAAAGAATTATGAACATGTTCATTAGGCCGTAACTCATCGTTTGTAGGGCACTCCAATTCATCAAGTAAAGGCTGTCCACTAACTATATTCTCTGGCACTATTTCAGTTATCTTCATTGTCACAGAATCGTTCAGATGAACACTTTGACCATCTCTAATGTTTTctgatttttttacatttatgaatTCTACATTTTTTTTGTCTACACCTTGGGTAGCGTGGCCATTCAGGTTGATTATAATATCAGAACCAAGATCATCTTGTAAAGTTTTAGAAATTTGACTTTCAAAATTTTCTTTTGGTACATAATCTGAAGACATCTCTAACTGTTGGTCAGAAGAAAAAGCAGGATCAGTAATAACTTCTGTAGAGTCTTCAGGCAAAATCTTGGCATCATTATCACTGGAAGAACCGACGTTTGAGAGATTATTGTCTGTTCTATTTGGGAATGAAGATGGATGTGTGGTGGAAAGACTAGCATGACTATAATGTAATGTAGAAGAAGCTTCTTCCATTAATGTATTATGT is a window encoding:
- the LCOR gene encoding ligand-dependent corepressor isoform X2; this encodes MASLCKSQQCSIERRGFRQELDSWRHKLIHCVGFETILEGLFGPALLDDLSLFKDCEPSGVCDWSFDENCLFCCLRREKVKEHLAGFHKPINESGHENFLKQEQAKIIRLERQAEEFINAVFYKKDSPRISDPNIPLVAREIMQRMIRQFAAEYTSKNSSTQDSSPPNSTKNQSLPKSPSGQSSPPPATTQNPVLSKLLMADQDSPLDLTVKKPRLEEPCEQDGVLDLSTKKSPCSGSPNSSISPSTSNNIGNGTQDTEKKAIDLNNSSLSLEMFMAKLCLHHQKQFILVLNNLCTEESIMKSQSRNASVSKIESHDNIDNYHHTCSDRKADLSLVAINKSYSESCLNCQVSINTPANPHEDNYHSGKSHCSGYLSKMPISSDYEEDHANTSHATGQTIIYSPSGISTAEEKRETAFAKISDVGQTVFSEHCVRSNSNSALNMLNDSPGSELPTNLKQIANKENTQYITPKQTHSDCYDFKLKQDNSANTGTTKKLGNHYESLFQDFAGHSASSIKKIKLHENKLLNGINCKNNGVLMTNDCDKQCDVVYVSEPVTTECHFENHKSVACPRKTARKSTRGYLFSGDCCELSTVRTLVRSSKGEDREDSALHTSEALIIHNGLIETLPSTNILSLINAEEKIIEIETFEHKPQNDEMSETTLNSSSSEIENCNQSLKMAKEPVEHVPDSLVDVFSPKQKEPEKIHVFSNHTEMAFNEHADEIPKMKLNSVINTDANSLSVDDLEKSVVKLATDPDFEVSHSINSCNQEDMEVIVSLKNNHVLSDNTPPECSPHNTLMEEASSTLHYSHASLSTTHPSSFPNRTDNNLSNVGSSSDNDAKILPEDSTEVITDPAFSSDQQLEMSSDYVPKENFESQISKTLQDDLGSDIIINLNGHATQGVDKKNVEFINVKKSENIRDGQSVHLNDSVTMKITEIVPENIVSGQPLLDELECPTNDELRPNEHVHNSLNRCATIDGNITVKLEANGSKEDLNHCDTVSSTEFNKNYTFKKPLKIEVINQESKLEDDSQGKIDNSLVYSKKTNRHLTSTKRHKKTPAPTDRCLRSHEASVDQTFHKISSLQVVISYTKETNSAQRSVELRAEDTSHATTNLSIVDETINDENFAMSINSHCQEGKPLLYEKILKNCLSPFKISENFEICFKTGSGKRMVYFAREKNHNCLKIVKTECKSNATSLRPTCQLKFKNCKKEMMENSNSSSKPKSSSKHATVKDKIMYCKSGELKDLSTDNKKIDDSNNQINRPKFLDWCSEEENQERISSFNEKYTTVHKNWIPLEREMANVVKSKNKSDKLKEIWKTKKRVRRPKSIQDAQKCSPMQRLFMNSFQLSDICGWFMETTETKSLVIVKKLNTRLPEEHQLPMIPSPKYPTQSLYPHILQAQRLKKHLKKFATVCPARNDPKTKNSLNKLIADSSIPLDQVSKDTVKGPNGQKQEHDEAKKTGPVDLIPKCNKLKENLKNKSCTMNKSNLCVINTKKVGNAENRKERSTSESSLQNVPSSKKLKNQKNRRHSKNDSLIESIPQPNKKRKIEAKQGLLKNRLHGNKNVSPKIKVSKISKTDITSNSRAPKKQVGRAGVFKKSLRNGKAKTPMRKQSLKSQFVQRRMTRSAKLRQVSPNFSNSTKITSLSSSHRIKIRKLCTVSAKNKRSVAPQVRQRKQRSQLEPSTHKRRSLELK
- the LCOR gene encoding ligand-dependent corepressor isoform X1, producing the protein MASLCKSQQCSIERRGFRQELDSWRHKLIHCVGFETILEGLFGPALLDDLSLFKDCEPSGVCDWSFDENCLFCCLRREKVKEHLAGFHKPINESGHENFLKQEQAKIIRLERQAEEFINAVFYKKDSPRISDPNIPLVAREIMQRMIRQFAAEYTSKNSSTQDSSPPNSTKNQSLPKSPSGQSSPPPATTQNPVLSKLLMADQDSPLDLTVKKPRLEEPCEQADGVLDLSTKKSPCSGSPNSSISPSTSNNIGNGTQDTEKKAIDLNNSSLSLEMFMAKLCLHHQKQFILVLNNLCTEESIMKSQSRNASVSKIESHDNIDNYHHTCSDRKADLSLVAINKSYSESCLNCQVSINTPANPHEDNYHSGKSHCSGYLSKMPISSDYEEDHANTSHATGQTIIYSPSGISTAEEKRETAFAKISDVGQTVFSEHCVRSNSNSALNMLNDSPGSELPTNLKQIANKENTQYITPKQTHSDCYDFKLKQDNSANTGTTKKLGNHYESLFQDFAGHSASSIKKIKLHENKLLNGINCKNNGVLMTNDCDKQCDVVYVSEPVTTECHFENHKSVACPRKTARKSTRGYLFSGDCCELSTVRTLVRSSKGEDREDSALHTSEALIIHNGLIETLPSTNILSLINAEEKIIEIETFEHKPQNDEMSETTLNSSSSEIENCNQSLKMAKEPVEHVPDSLVDVFSPKQKEPEKIHVFSNHTEMAFNEHADEIPKMKLNSVINTDANSLSVDDLEKSVVKLATDPDFEVSHSINSCNQEDMEVIVSLKNNHVLSDNTPPECSPHNTLMEEASSTLHYSHASLSTTHPSSFPNRTDNNLSNVGSSSDNDAKILPEDSTEVITDPAFSSDQQLEMSSDYVPKENFESQISKTLQDDLGSDIIINLNGHATQGVDKKNVEFINVKKSENIRDGQSVHLNDSVTMKITEIVPENIVSGQPLLDELECPTNDELRPNEHVHNSLNRCATIDGNITVKLEANGSKEDLNHCDTVSSTEFNKNYTFKKPLKIEVINQESKLEDDSQGKIDNSLVYSKKTNRHLTSTKRHKKTPAPTDRCLRSHEASVDQTFHKISSLQVVISYTKETNSAQRSVELRAEDTSHATTNLSIVDETINDENFAMSINSHCQEGKPLLYEKILKNCLSPFKISENFEICFKTGSGKRMVYFAREKNHNCLKIVKTECKSNATSLRPTCQLKFKNCKKEMMENSNSSSKPKSSSKHATVKDKIMYCKSGELKDLSTDNKKIDDSNNQINRPKFLDWCSEEENQERISSFNEKYTTVHKNWIPLEREMANVVKSKNKSDKLKEIWKTKKRVRRPKSIQDAQKCSPMQRLFMNSFQLSDICGWFMETTETKSLVIVKKLNTRLPEEHQLPMIPSPKYPTQSLYPHILQAQRLKKHLKKFATVCPARNDPKTKNSLNKLIADSSIPLDQVSKDTVKGPNGQKQEHDEAKKTGPVDLIPKCNKLKENLKNKSCTMNKSNLCVINTKKVGNAENRKERSTSESSLQNVPSSKKLKNQKNRRHSKNDSLIESIPQPNKKRKIEAKQGLLKNRLHGNKNVSPKIKVSKISKTDITSNSRAPKKQVGRAGVFKKSLRNGKAKTPMRKQSLKSQFVQRRMTRSAKLRQVSPNFSNSTKITSLSSSHRIKIRKLCTVSAKNKRSVAPQVRQRKQRSQLEPSTHKRRSLELK